Genomic segment of Campylobacter ureolyticus ACS-301-V-Sch3b:
TGTTCATGAAAAAGAGCTTTTGCAAGTAGTTATGGCATATAGGCTTTTTATGCCACATGCAACTATTACGATTTCAACTAGGGAAAGAGCTGGATTTAGAGATAATGCCATTAAGATTGCAGCCAACAAACTTTCAGCTGGAGTAAGTGTAGGAATTGGTGGTCATAGTAAAAAAATAGGCGATGAACAATTTAATATAAATGATGAAAGAAGTGTTGATGAGGTTTGCAAAAGCGTTGAAAATAGTGGATTTTATCCTTTAATGAGTGAATATATTTATGTCTAATTTAGTTGTAATTACTGATTTAAAGCTTTGCGAGGACAATATTTATAAAAGAGTTTTTAAATTTTTAAATTATGGTGCAAATGTAGTTTTAAGAGCAAAAGAACTTAGTGAAAATGAGTATTTTAAATTTGCAAATGAGGTTTTTAAATCTTGCGCTAGTTTTAAAGAGCAAATTTTTATACATAAATTTGTAAATATTGCATTGAGCTTGGAATGTAAAAATATCTGGTTACCACTGAAAGAGCTTGAAATCTACAAAGGTGATTTAGTTAAATTTGATAAAATTGTAGCCTCAACTCATAGTGTAGATGAAGTAAAAAGTGCTTTAAATTTAGGAGCTAGTTCAATCTGTCTAAGTCATATTTATAAAACTGATTGTAAATTTAATCTTGCCCCAAAGGGGTTAAATTTAATTAATGATGTAAGAAAATTTTATAATGGTGAAATTTACGCACTTGGCGGGATAAATAGTTCAAATTTCAAGAATTGTTTAAACACAGGAGCTAATAAAATTTGTATAATGAGTGAAGCTATGAAATGCAAAGATGAAAGTGAGTTTGTAAAAAGTTTTTGTTAAAAGCATAACAAGTTTTGTTGTGCTTTTAAAATAGGTTTAAAATTTATAATTTTTTACTAGAAGTAAGCCGCTTTTTGGCTTACTTCTTAAAATTTACATTTTTTTAGCAGCAGTTTCTACAACATATAAAACTTCTGATAAGTCTGTATAGGCAATTCTACTTTTTCCATCTGTTCCAGTGAAATTTGTAGTTAGTTCTATGCCAAGCTTGTTTGATAAAAATTCATAAAGATCAGCTCTTTGGTTATTTGCACCATCTTTATTTGCATATTCTTTTAATGCATCTAAAACTTTTTGAATTTTATCCATTTGGTCTGTGTTTATAGCCATTTTTTATCCTTTTTATTAAAATTTAGATAATTATACTAAAATTTTATAAATAAAAAAACTTTACAAATTAACAATGAAGAACTTTAATATATTAAAATTAAATCTTATTGTTTTTACTTATTTTATTAATAGCATCATCGACGCTTAATACAACATTGCTATCTGGTTTTAAAAGCTTACTATCTTCTTTTCCATCATATTCAAAATTATAAAGTATAGATTTTATTGTGTTTATGCGAGCTTTTTTCTTATCATTAGCATCTATTATCATCCATGGGTTTTCTTGTGAACTTGTTTTTATAAGCATATTGTAAATTGCAGCTGAGTAATCATCCCAAAGAGTTTGTGCTTTTTCATCAACAGTTGAAATTTTATAAGACTTTAGTGGATTGATTCTTCTGTCTTTAAATCTTTTTGCTTGAGTTTTCTTATCAATTGA
This window contains:
- a CDS encoding thiamine phosphate synthase produces the protein MSNLVVITDLKLCEDNIYKRVFKFLNYGANVVLRAKELSENEYFKFANEVFKSCASFKEQIFIHKFVNIALSLECKNIWLPLKELEIYKGDLVKFDKIVASTHSVDEVKSALNLGASSICLSHIYKTDCKFNLAPKGLNLINDVRKFYNGEIYALGGINSSNFKNCLNTGANKICIMSEAMKCKDESEFVKSFC